A genome region from Sphingomonas sp. BGYR3 includes the following:
- a CDS encoding PA0069 family radical SAM protein: protein MTRRNARGATHNPVPQRFGLADRQADGDWLDEQALIDGEPRPVRTSVTVENPPTIITRNQSPDVPFDRSINPYRGCEHGCIYCFARPTHAFHDLSPGLDFETRLFAKPDAPALLRAELSRTGYQCRPIAFGTNTDAYQPIEREWRIMRGCLEILAECRHPLTITTKSDRVLRDLDLLQPMAAQGLCAVMISITSLDPRITMTLEPRAPHPEKRLAAIAKLTEAGIPVYVSLSPVIPAITDGEMEAILSRAAEAGARSAFFMPVRLPHEVAPLFRAWLQTHYPDRAGKVMAIIHSLRGGRDNDPEFFSRMRGQGEWATLLRTRFRIASRRLGLTSDRLDLRCDLFRPPAGPQGDLFA from the coding sequence ATGACCAGGCGCAATGCGCGGGGCGCAACCCACAACCCGGTTCCCCAACGGTTCGGTCTGGCCGACCGGCAGGCGGACGGCGACTGGCTGGACGAACAGGCGCTGATCGACGGCGAACCCCGCCCGGTCCGCACCTCCGTCACCGTCGAGAATCCCCCGACCATCATCACCCGCAATCAATCGCCCGACGTCCCCTTCGACCGTTCGATCAATCCCTATCGCGGCTGCGAGCATGGCTGCATCTATTGCTTCGCGCGGCCGACCCATGCCTTTCACGACCTGTCGCCCGGCCTCGATTTCGAAACGCGGCTGTTTGCCAAGCCGGACGCCCCAGCCCTGCTGCGGGCAGAGCTTTCCCGTACCGGTTATCAATGTCGTCCGATTGCGTTCGGTACCAATACTGACGCCTATCAGCCGATCGAACGCGAATGGCGGATCATGCGCGGGTGCCTCGAAATCCTGGCGGAATGCCGCCATCCGCTGACGATCACGACAAAGTCCGACCGGGTGCTGCGCGACCTTGACCTGTTGCAGCCCATGGCGGCGCAGGGCCTGTGCGCCGTCATGATCTCGATCACTTCGCTTGATCCGCGGATCACCATGACGCTGGAACCGCGCGCGCCGCATCCCGAAAAGCGGCTTGCCGCCATAGCAAAGCTGACGGAGGCGGGCATTCCCGTGTATGTCTCGCTGTCCCCCGTCATCCCTGCGATCACCGACGGGGAGATGGAAGCGATCCTGTCCCGCGCAGCCGAAGCGGGGGCGCGCTCGGCATTCTTCATGCCCGTCCGCCTGCCGCACGAGGTCGCGCCGCTGTTCCGGGCGTGGCTTCAGACGCATTACCCGGACCGGGCGGGCAAGGTGATGGCGATCATCCATTCACTGCGCGGCGGGCGTGACAACGATCCGGAATTTTTCAGCCGGATGCGGGGGCAGGGCGAATGGGCCACCCTGCTCCGCACGCGGTTCCGGATCGCCAGTCGCCGGCTCGGACTCACCAGCGATCGGCTGGACCTTCGCTGCGACCTGTTCCGCCCGCCCGCCGGGCCACAGGGCGATCTGTTCGCCTGA